The genome window GGCCCCGCCCGCGGCCGGGCGCGACCTGGGTGCCGCTCGCGTGCTGCGCGGCGAGGTCTACGCGCAGCGCGACTCCGGTGCCCTGCAACTCGACCTGTTCCTGCCGAAGCGCAGGTCAGGACCCGTACCGCTGGTCGTGTACGCCCACGGCGGCGGCTGGGACGCGGGTGTGCGGACGCTGGACGCCGACCCGTCCGCAGTCGAGGCCCTGACCGCCGAGCGGCTGCTCGAACACGGCTACGCGGTGGCCACTGTGGACTACCGGCTGACCGGCGTCGCGCAGGCCCCCGCGCAGGTGGTGGACGTGGCCGACGCGGTGCGCTGGCTCCAGCAGCGCGGCGGTGAGTGGGGCGTGGACGGCGACCGGGTCGTGCTGTGGGGCGCGTCCGCGGGCGGGCACCTCGTCTCTCAGGTCGCGGCGGTCGCCGGCGACCCGGGCAAGCCGGGAGGCGGGCTGACCGGCATCCGCGGGGTGCTGAACTGGTTCGGCCCGACCGACATGAGCGCCGAGGCTCAGGTCTCGCACCCGGAGCTGCGGGACTACTCGCAGCGCTCGGTCCGCAAGCTGCTGGGCTGCGTGCCGCTGGAGTGCCCGGCGACGGCCGACGCGTCGAGCCCGATCAAGAACGTCTCCGGTGACGAACCGCCGTTCCTGATCCAGCAGGGGACCAGCGACTCCCTCGTGCCGATCGACCAGAGCCTCGACTTCGCCGCGAAGCTGCGCGGCCTCGGCGTCGACGTCGACATGCACCCGTACGAGGGGTTCGACCACGGCTTCGGGCGCGGGCCGCGCACGCCGCTCATCGTCGACACCGCCGTCGCCTTCGTCGACACCCGCCTCGCGCGCTGAGGCCGGCGGCGGCGCGCTGCGTCATCGGCGGCGTTCGCGAGCCGCGGTCGCGTTCCCGGCGGCGGTAGTCGCGGGTGCTCTGCCGACCAGGTGCGTCCTGTAACCGACGCCGTTCTACCCATCGTTGCGCCGCCGCTGTGTCGGACGGTGCCCGCCCGCCGTCGTAATCGCCGCGCTGCTGCCTGCCCGCCGCTGCGTCCGCCGTTGCCGTGCCCGCCGTCTTCCCGCCTCCGGCAGGCCACGGCACTATCCGCCGTTGGTGTACCCGCCGTTGCCCCGTCCGCCGTCCAGCTCCGGCACGGCGCTGCCCACCAGCCCGTCCTCGTCCCTGCGCACCTCGCCGACGGGGGTGGCGCCGCCGGCCGCGTCGGTCAGAGGCTGCGCCGCGCTGCGGAACGCCTCCAGCGCGTCGAGCTCCCGCCTCCGCGCGGACACGAACCGCTGGAGGTGCGTGCTGGAGAGGTTGACCGCCTCCACCGCGCCCGCGGCCGCCCGCTGGGCGCGCACCGACTGCGCACGCACCTGCTCGATGTCGGAGGCGATCGTGCGCTCGGTCGCGGCGAACATCGAGGCGGAGGCCAGGACGGCGAACCCGGTCGGCCCGCACAGGAAGACGCGCTTGCCCAGCAGCCAGGACAGCAGCTGCGGGTCGGTGTCCATGGCGGCGATGACGGCGGCGTCGGACGGCACGAACATGATCGAGCCGTAGATCGCGTCGGCCCACTTCTGGTAGCCCTTGCCCGCCAGTTCCGCCGCACGGGAGCGGATGTTGCGCACGTGGACCCGCAGCGCGTCGCGGCGTTCCTCGGGGTCGTCGGTCTCCATCGCCTCCGCCCAGACGGCGAGGCTGGCCTTGGCGTCGACGGGGACCTGCCTGCCACCGCCGACGGTGAGGACCATGTCCGGGCGGGCCGCGCCGCCGCCCGCGAGGTCGGTCTGCAGTGTGAAGTGGATGTCCTCGCGCAGCCCCAGCGAGCGCGCGGTCTCCAGCAGGACCTGTTCGCCCAGCTCACCGCGTCCGCTGATGGAGGCGAAGGCGACCTCGTACCGGCGCAGCGCCGCCTGCTGCGACACCGTCCGCGCCCGTTCGGCCTCGACCATGCGCAGCGCTTCGTCGGCCCGCCGGGCGCTGTCGGTGTAGAGGCGCCAGACCAGCATGAGCGCCGCCGCGAACAGCAGCGTCAGCACGATGACGATGGTGATCAGGACGCCGGTGCCCACATCCGCTCCCTGTGCCGCTCGGTGCTCCGCACCGCATCATCTCGAACCCCACCGACAGCCTCGGCCCGCACCCGCCTGACCGGCCTCTGGCGGCTGTTGCGTCCGGTTGCTCCATCCGGGCGTCCCACTCCGTGACCGGTGCACGACACGCCGAAGCGTCCTGGGGGGTTGCCGCGTTCCCCGGACCGCGTAGATAGCTTTGCCGCATGCGGGTGCTGCATACCTCCGACTGGCACGTGGGCCGGACCTTCCACGGTCGCGACCTGCTCCGGGACCAGGAGGCCGTCCTCGGCGGACTGGCCGACCTGGTCTCCGACGAGCACGTCGACGTCGTGGTGATCTCCGGTGACCTCTACGACCGCGCCGTGCCGTCGGGTGAGGCGGTGGAGACCTGCGTGCGCGTGCTGTCGCGCATCCGCGCCGCCGGTGCCGAAATCGTCGTCACACCGGGCAACCACGACTCGGCTGCCCGCGTCGGCGCGTTCGCCGACTTCGCCTCGGCCGGTGGACTGCACCTGCGGACCAAAATCTCGCGCCTGCACGAGCCGGTGCTGATCGACGACGAGCACGGGCCGGTCGCGTTCTACGGAGTTCCCTACCTCGAACCGGATCCCGCCCGGCACGCGTTGGAGGCGTCGGCCGACGTCGCAGGCGCGGCCGCCCGCGTCGAGGCGCGCACTCACGCGGCCGTGCTCACCGAGGCGATGAACCGCGTCCGCGCCGACATTTCCACCCGCGGGGAGCAGACCCGTTCCGTCGTGCTGGCGCACGCGTTCGTGACCGGTGGCGATTCCAGCGACTCCGAGCGCTCGATCGCGGTCGGGGGCGTCGAGGACGTGCCGGGCTCGGTTTTCGGCGGTGTCGACTACGTGGCGCTGGGGCACCTGCACGGTCCGCAGCGCCTCGACGAGCACCTGCGCTACTCGGGCAGTCCGCTGGCGTACTCGTTCTCCGAGGCCGCGCACCGGAAATCGGTGTGGCTGCTGGACCTCGACGCAGGAGGACTGTCCGGTGTGGATCGTCGCGAGCTGCCGGTGCCGCGTCGGCTCGCTACCGTCCGGGGCGAACTCGAAGACCTGCTGACGTCCGCCGAGCACGCCGAGCACGAGGACTGCTACCTCTCGGCGACGCTCACCGACGAGGTCCGCCCGCTCGAGCCGATGCGGCGGCTGCAACAGCGGTTCCCGCACGCCGTGCACCTGGAGTGGCAGCCGGAGGGAGGCCGGGCGACCGCGCCGCTGCGCTACTCCGAGGCGGTGCGCGGACGCGACGACCAGACCATCGCGAAGGGTTTCGTCGCCGACTGCCGGGGATCCGAGCCGACGGAGTCCGAGCGCCTGCTGCTGCAGGAGGCGCTTCGAGCCATGGACATCGCGGAGGTCCGGCGATGAGGCTGCACCACCTGGAAGTGACGGCTTTCGGGCCCTACCGGGACACCCAGTCGGTCGACTTCGACACCCTCGGCTCCGATGGGCTGTTCCTGCTCCACGGCGACACCGGCGCGGGCAAGACCACGCTGCTCGACGCGGTCGCCTTCGCCATCTACGGGGCGGTTCCCGGGGCGCGCGGCGAGGTCAAGCGGCTGCGCTGCGACACGGCCGATCCCGAGGTCACCACGAAGGTGGCCCTGGAGCTGACGGTCCAGGGCCACCGGCTCCGGCTGGAACGCAGCCCGGAGTACCAGCGGCCGAAGAAGCGCGGCCAGGGTTTCACGACGCAGCAGGCGAAGGCGTCGCTGACGTGGCTGGACGCGGTGCCCGACGGGCAGCCGCGGGAGGGGCTGTCCAGGATCGACGAGGTCGCTCGCACGATGCAGCGGCTGCTTGGGATGAGCGTCGAGCAGTTCTTCCAGGTCGTGATGCTGCCGCAGGGGGAGTTCGCGCGGTTCCTGCGGGCCGACACCGCCGAACGCGAGCAACTGCTGGAGAAGCTGTTCGCCACGCAGCGCTTCGGTGGTGTCGAGCAGTGGTTCGTCGACCGGCGGCGCGAACGCGGCCGGGAACTGGAGTCGCAGACGCAGCAGGTACGCGAGCTGCTCGCCCGGCTCTCCCAGGTCTCGGGCAACGGACCCGCCGAGGACGAGGACCACCCGAGCTGGCTGGAGGAGCTGGAGAAGCGCGGCATCCGCGAGCTGGAGCGCACCCGCGCCGAGCACGCGCAGCTCGGCCGGCAACGCGAGGCGGCGGAGGCGAAGCTCGCCGAGCGCCGGGAGTTCGCGGACAAGGTGCGGCGCGTGCGCAAGGCCAACGCCGACCTCGCCGAGCTGGCGAGCAACCGCGAACAGCACGACGCCTGGCGTGCGGAGCAGGACGCCGCCCAGCGCGTTCTTCCGGTTCTCACCGCGCGGCAGTCGGTCGACCGCTCCGCGGCCGCGCTCGAACAGTCCCGGGCCGAGTTGTCGGCAGCGGCCGCCGCCTGTTCCGAGGTGGGCGACGACGAGCCGGCCGACCGGCTGCGCACGCTCGCGGGCAGCCACCGGGAACAGGCCGGCGCACTCGCACAGCTGCTTCCCCAGGCCGAGCAACAGGAGGCGGACCGCCGCCGGCTCGCCGAGCTCGCGGACCGCATCGAGGCCGACTCGCGTCGCGAGGCCGAGATCACCGCGCAGCAAGCGGCGCTGCCCGAACGCATCGCAGAGGCACGCAGGGAGCTCGACGAGTCCAAGCAGAGCGAACTGCGCCTGGAGACGCTCGTCCCGAAGCTCGACGACCTCTCGGCCAGACTCACCGCCGCACGCGAACTTCCCGCAGCAGAACGGGAATCCACCACCGCGTCCCAATCGGCCCGGCTGGCCGTCGACGAGCACCAGCAGGCCCGCGACCGGTTGCAGGACCTCCGGGAGCGCCGCCTCGCGGGTATGGCCGCCGAGCTGGCCGGAGGGCTGACCACGGGCGAACCCTGCCCGGTCTGCGGCTCGGCCGAGCACCCGGACCCGAGACGTCCGGTCGACGACCAGGTCAGCGCGGACGACGAGGAACGCGCCCAGACCGCCGAGCAGCAGGCGCAGGCGCGTCGCGAGAAAGCCGCCGCAGAAGCGCAACGTGCGCAGCAGGCGTGCGAGAGCCTGCGGGATCGCCTCGGCGAGCACACGGAGGAGCAGCTCACCGCCGAACTCGCGGACCTGACCGCGGAGCGCGACGCGCTGCGCGACACGGCGGGCCGCACCGAGCAGCGCGCCAAGCAGCTCGCGGACCTCGAAGCTTCGACCGATCGGATCTCCACGCAGGTCGAGGAAGTCCGCACCCGGCTTGCGACATCGCGCGCCGAGCACTCCGCACTCACGTCCACAGTGGAGGAGAGGGAGGAGCGGCTCGAAGAGGCCAGGGGCGAGTTCCCCGGCATCGGCGCCCGCCGCGAGCACCTGCTCGACCTCGCAGGCAAGCTCGAGAGGCTCGTCGACGCCCGGGTTGCGTGCGCTGACGCGGAAACGCGGGTCGAGGACCAGCGCAACGCCCTGCGCGAAGCGGCGACCGCCGCGGGCTTCGAAAGCGTCGAGGCGGCATTCGCCGCCGAGCGCGGTGACGACCGCCTCGCCGAACTGTCCAGGGCGCTGTCGGAGGTGGAGCAACGCGCCGCGGGTGCACGCGCGACCTTGGAGAGCGCGGAGCTGGCGGGCGTCGACCCGGACGCCGAGGTGGGTCTCGAAGAGGCCACCGAGCAGGCCACGGTGGCGCGCGAGGCCGCGGAGCGGGCAGCCGCGATGGCGCACCGCGCGGAGCAGCGGCACCGCGACGTGGCGCAGCTCGCGGAGCGGCTGCGCGCGGCGTGGGCGCAGCTCGGACCGGCGCAGGCGGAGTACGAGGAGCTCGCCGCCCTGGCGGACGTGGTCAACGGGCGCGGCCAGAACGCCCGCAAGATGTCGCTGCGCTCGTACGTGCTGGCGGCGCGGCTGGAGGACGTGGCCGAGGCCGCGACCCGCCGGTTGCAGCGCATGAGCGACGGCCGCTACTCCTTCGTCCACTCGGACGCAGCAGGCGCCCGCGGCACCCGCGGCGGCCTGGGCCTCGACGTGCTCGACGACTACTCCGGCAAGATCCGCCCGGCGAAGACCCTGTCCGGCGGGGAGTCCTTCCTCGCGTCCCTGTCCCTGGCCCTCGGCCTCGCCGACGTCGTGGCCGCCGAGACCGGCGGTGCGCTGCTGGACACCCTGTTCATCGACGAGGGATTCGGCACGCTCGACGCCGACACCCTCGACCTGGTGATGGACACCCTCGACGACCTCCGCACCGGCGGCCGAGTCGTGGGCCTGGTCTCCCACGTCGAGGAGATGCGCCAGCGCATCGCCGTCCGACTGCGCGTCCGCAAGTCCCGCACCGGCTCAACCCTCGTTCTGGAGCGCTGACGACCAGCGGTTTTCCATGTTCCACGGGAAACCGCACACGGTTCTCATCCCGTCGGCCTGGCGCCCGGCCGATGGCCCTCGTGGAGGTCGATGGGTGAAATCGTCAAGACCTGTGGATGAA of Saccharopolyspora erythraea contains these proteins:
- a CDS encoding alpha/beta hydrolase, whose translation is MAVARRVLAAAFALVALAAAGCARPAASSTDEAPPAAGRDLGAARVLRGEVYAQRDSGALQLDLFLPKRRSGPVPLVVYAHGGGWDAGVRTLDADPSAVEALTAERLLEHGYAVATVDYRLTGVAQAPAQVVDVADAVRWLQQRGGEWGVDGDRVVLWGASAGGHLVSQVAAVAGDPGKPGGGLTGIRGVLNWFGPTDMSAEAQVSHPELRDYSQRSVRKLLGCVPLECPATADASSPIKNVSGDEPPFLIQQGTSDSLVPIDQSLDFAAKLRGLGVDVDMHPYEGFDHGFGRGPRTPLIVDTAVAFVDTRLAR
- a CDS encoding DNA recombination protein RmuC codes for the protein MLVWRLYTDSARRADEALRMVEAERARTVSQQAALRRYEVAFASISGRGELGEQVLLETARSLGLREDIHFTLQTDLAGGGAARPDMVLTVGGGRQVPVDAKASLAVWAEAMETDDPEERRDALRVHVRNIRSRAAELAGKGYQKWADAIYGSIMFVPSDAAVIAAMDTDPQLLSWLLGKRVFLCGPTGFAVLASASMFAATERTIASDIEQVRAQSVRAQRAAAGAVEAVNLSSTHLQRFVSARRRELDALEAFRSAAQPLTDAAGGATPVGEVRRDEDGLVGSAVPELDGGRGNGGYTNGG
- a CDS encoding exonuclease SbcCD subunit D, which codes for MRVLHTSDWHVGRTFHGRDLLRDQEAVLGGLADLVSDEHVDVVVISGDLYDRAVPSGEAVETCVRVLSRIRAAGAEIVVTPGNHDSAARVGAFADFASAGGLHLRTKISRLHEPVLIDDEHGPVAFYGVPYLEPDPARHALEASADVAGAAARVEARTHAAVLTEAMNRVRADISTRGEQTRSVVLAHAFVTGGDSSDSERSIAVGGVEDVPGSVFGGVDYVALGHLHGPQRLDEHLRYSGSPLAYSFSEAAHRKSVWLLDLDAGGLSGVDRRELPVPRRLATVRGELEDLLTSAEHAEHEDCYLSATLTDEVRPLEPMRRLQQRFPHAVHLEWQPEGGRATAPLRYSEAVRGRDDQTIAKGFVADCRGSEPTESERLLLQEALRAMDIAEVRR
- a CDS encoding AAA family ATPase, producing MRLHHLEVTAFGPYRDTQSVDFDTLGSDGLFLLHGDTGAGKTTLLDAVAFAIYGAVPGARGEVKRLRCDTADPEVTTKVALELTVQGHRLRLERSPEYQRPKKRGQGFTTQQAKASLTWLDAVPDGQPREGLSRIDEVARTMQRLLGMSVEQFFQVVMLPQGEFARFLRADTAEREQLLEKLFATQRFGGVEQWFVDRRRERGRELESQTQQVRELLARLSQVSGNGPAEDEDHPSWLEELEKRGIRELERTRAEHAQLGRQREAAEAKLAERREFADKVRRVRKANADLAELASNREQHDAWRAEQDAAQRVLPVLTARQSVDRSAAALEQSRAELSAAAAACSEVGDDEPADRLRTLAGSHREQAGALAQLLPQAEQQEADRRRLAELADRIEADSRREAEITAQQAALPERIAEARRELDESKQSELRLETLVPKLDDLSARLTAARELPAAERESTTASQSARLAVDEHQQARDRLQDLRERRLAGMAAELAGGLTTGEPCPVCGSAEHPDPRRPVDDQVSADDEERAQTAEQQAQARREKAAAEAQRAQQACESLRDRLGEHTEEQLTAELADLTAERDALRDTAGRTEQRAKQLADLEASTDRISTQVEEVRTRLATSRAEHSALTSTVEEREERLEEARGEFPGIGARREHLLDLAGKLERLVDARVACADAETRVEDQRNALREAATAAGFESVEAAFAAERGDDRLAELSRALSEVEQRAAGARATLESAELAGVDPDAEVGLEEATEQATVAREAAERAAAMAHRAEQRHRDVAQLAERLRAAWAQLGPAQAEYEELAALADVVNGRGQNARKMSLRSYVLAARLEDVAEAATRRLQRMSDGRYSFVHSDAAGARGTRGGLGLDVLDDYSGKIRPAKTLSGGESFLASLSLALGLADVVAAETGGALLDTLFIDEGFGTLDADTLDLVMDTLDDLRTGGRVVGLVSHVEEMRQRIAVRLRVRKSRTGSTLVLER